The genomic DNA TTGGGAAAGGTCCAGCGGCCACGATTGGTTCGCACCAATAAAAACTCAATGTCAGAATCAATTTGCCGGTAACAAACGGCCGCCACTTGAAAGGCGGTTTCAGTCGGATAAGACGGCAACAAGCGCCGACTCCCATTTGGATTAGTTTGTTTCTGTGCCATGCATTTTAGTCGCAGTCGCCTTAGCCTTCCGAATTTGGTGAGAAAAGGTCAAACCGAAACATGCACCTGAATCAGTGCAGATTCAGAGCCAACAGGAGCACGCAACCGCCCACAAGTCCCAGTATGGCCATAATCCCACCTACGCCTAAATGATGGCCGAAATGGTGTTAGAAACAGGTAAATAAGGGATTAAAACTTGGTAAATATTGCACCAGAATCGGGGCAGCACCAGAACCAGGGCAGTTACGTAGCAGGACGGGTTACGTTGAAGATCAAGCCGCTTTGGGAATTTCCTGAACCGGGAATTTTTGAATGACTGACAGGTGAGCAGCGACTTTTTGAAGCTCTTGCAACTCTGGAAACTCTTCCATCACCAGACGAAGCGTCGGCGGAGGGGTAGGAATAGAGATAAAGTGATGCTGATTGAAGACACGATCCACCAGCTCTTCGAGTCGCTGGATGATGTTTGCAGAGTGCCAACTACGAAGTTGTTCGCCTGCTTGGGTCGGCATTTTAAGGGTCTCCAATACTGCTTGTGATTCTGTGGTGCAATTGGATGACCATTTTGGTGCAGTATTTTCAATAACCTAGCAGGCTGGAGCCTCTAGTGAGGACATGAATTCTATTTGTGGGGAGAAGTTTTTACACTACCTAACAATTCTGCATCGCCGATTGCCCGACCGCACCTTCCCCCAAGCAAGAAGAGAGGTGCTGGCTTATAATCTTTTAATCTTCCCTGGGTGTTTTCAAAATTGATAGTATCAGAGCCACAGATCCTGAGGTACTGGAGTGAGGTTCGGATGTTGAGGTGTCGATATTATGGACAGACTAATTATTCAACAGACTGAAAAATCCGGAGAGCAGGTGCGTAGCGCCACGGCCGCAAAGATGGCCAGGAGCAAGACGAAAATCCCGGTTGCAGCCGTGGATGTAAGCGGCAATGAACTGAAATATGCCTCAGAGGCGATATCGAGTTCATGGATATCGTCTACCGGACCGTATATTACCCGCTTTGAGCAGGAGTTTGCGGATGCATGCGGCACGCGGACCGCAGTAGCGGTGGTGAATGGAACGATTGCGCTGCACCTTGCTTTACTGACCTTGGGCGTTCGCGAAGGAGATGAGGTGCTGGTTCCTTCCCTGACCTACGTTGCGACGGCCAACGCGGTGAGATATGTTGGCGCGACACCGGTATTCGTTGACGTAGATCCCAACACATGGTGTATTGATCCAAATCTGTTGGAACCAGCAATTACTAACCGGACCAAGGGAATAATACCCGTTCATCTCTATGGTCATCCCGCCGACATGGACGCCATCAATCATATTGCGGCCATACATGGTCTTTGGGTCCTGGAGGATGCTGCGGAAGCCCATTTTGCCTCCTACAAATCCCGCACAGTTGGCAGCCTGGCACGCATGGCGACATTTTCTTTTTACGGCAACAAGCTTATTACCTGTGGAGAAGGGGGCGCGATCACCCTCAATGATCCAGCCCTGGAGCTGCGCATGCGCAGCTTGCGTGGACAAGGGATGGACCCGCAGCGGCGATATTACTTTCCGATCACTGGTTATAATTTCCGCATAACGAATGTAGCGGCAGCCATATTGTGCGGACAGATGGAGCGTCGCGAAAGCATTGTCGCCCGCCGTTTGCACATTTTTCAAAGATACCGGCAGCTGCTGGCGGGTATTCCTGGCATCTGTTTTCAGCCCGTGGCTGATTGGGCGAACCCGGCGCCGTGGCTGTTCTGCATTACCGTGAACGAAATCGAATATGGACGTTCCCGTGACGAGCTGGCAGCCTTGCTTATGACGGAAAAAATTGATACGCGGCCTTTCTTCTTCCCCTTGCACAAACTTCCACCATTCCACAAGGAGTCATGCCAGCGGGGTGACTACCTGCCTGTGACGGAGAGACTTGGCGCGAGCGGGATAAATTTGCCGACCTATAATGAACTGGGTGACAGTGATCTGGAGCGCATTGCTGAGGTCATTCGCAATGGCCGAAGAGGGGGAGTCACTGGACCTTAATTCCCTGGAATTTCGCAGATTGTCGCCTGATTTGGAAAATAGCCTTGCGAAATTTTTTGATGTGCTCCGGACGACCGGAGACACCGAGCATTTTCATCCGCATCCCTTCACGGCAGAAGAGGCGAAGATACGATGTTCATATCAGGGAGAGGATCTCTATTATGTCGCGGTCGCAGAGGGCGCGGTACAAGCCTATGGGATGTTACGCGGCTGGGATGAAGGCTATGAAGTGCCAAGTCTCGGGATTGCGGTACATCCTCGGGCGCGTGGGATGAAGATAGGGAGCGCCATGATGCATTTCCTCCATAACGCCGCTCGACAACACGGAGCCAAGCGCGTCCGGTTGAAGGTTTACAAAGAGAACGTGGTTGCATATCGCATGTATGAAAAACTTGGTTACCGTTTTGAAGAGCAACTAGGAGAACAGTTGGTGGGTTTTATCGAGATCTAGATCATAAGCACAGGCGCAATGTAAGAACGGAGCAGGCCAAAGATTACGATTGCAATCCCAAATTTCGCTGAAACAGCCCCAAAACTGCGCTTACGAAAGACTGAACATATCTGCAATCAGTTCGGCACAGCGATGTAATACCGACATATCAGCTTCTGTTCCCATCCAGCTCAAGGTTTGACTTACCCGATCGGAGAGCTGCAGCAAAGGGGCCTGCCGCTGAATCTCAGGAAAAAAATCAAGCATCTGTTCTACATAGTTCTGGACTGAGTATTGCGCCGCCAATTTCGCTGCACGGCCGCCGATCTGACTACGCAGCGACTCATTAGAAACCAGTTCTGTAAGTTTTCGTATAAATGCGTCTGTGTCGCCGGCGGGGATCTTGACAATGACATCATCGGGAAATTCGGAATAACAACCGGTGTCATAGGCCATAATGGGCTTACCGAAAGGTAACTGCTGCATCAGGGAAGCGGACGCTCCTTCCATCGCAGGCAATCTCAGAGTGATGAAAAGATCGGCCCGGGCAAGATATTCGTGCAGCACGGCGTCAGGCTGGTATCCCATAAGTTTCACCGTTTCCTGAAGCCCGCACTGGGAAATCTTGTTCTTGAGGCCGCGGACGTATTCGTCTCCTTCGTTGTAAGAGCCAATGATCACATATTCCACTGACTGCGCCAGCCGGGGGTGACTGGCGAGAGCATCAATTACGATTTCAGAATGTTTATTCCGGTTCACCACGCCTACTGTCAGCAGGAGCAACTTGTTCTTCGATTGATTTCCCGGAAGTGAGCTGGCGAGTTCGATGTTCCTGTCGTAACAGGGCAAGAATAAGGCTTTGACTGGGCCAATCCATCGTTGTCGAATCAATTCGGCGTGCCCCGGCGAGTGAACAACGATTCCGGAAGCATTTGCTATTGCGCGTTCGTACAGCGGGAAACGGGTCACCTCATTTGTTCCCAAAGCGGGAGCACTGGGATCAAGGCTTTTTGCAAACTCTTGTCCTTCGACGCCGTAGAACAGCGACATTTCGCTGATGTATTTTTCGGGGTCCTTCATTTTCGATAAATACAGGCTGGCATAAAAATGGTGGAGCACGCGATCGTGCAGAATAATCAGACCGCTGTGTTGCTGCAAGACTGTGTGGAGCGAATCATGGTAAGGCAAATAATCGCCCATGTTGTAGACAACAAGGTCATATCGCTGTAGTTTTTCGTGAAGATGCTGCTCGGGCTCATAATGTACTGTCCGTATCTGAGCAGGCAGCAAGTCCGTGTTCTCGCTGATCCAAAGGTCGAGTTCACAGTGTGAAGCCAAAACGTTGCAGACATTCTGGCTAAACTCCGCGATGGCACTTTTTGTTGAATAGGGCGTAAACCAGGCAATTCTCATGACGTAAGGCTTTCAATAACCTGTTCCCAGGAAATTCTCATCGAGCATAGCTTTTCCCGTCCCGCAGCTCCCATTCGAAATGCCAGAGTGCGATCGGCAAACAGGCGGTCCATGACAGCAGCTAATTCACATGGTTGGGGAGGCACAACATATCCATTGAGGCCGTCTTCTACAATCTCTAATGTTCCCCCAGAATCAGAAAAGGTGATGATCGGTTTGGAAGAATGGAAACTCTCAAGGCTTACATAACCGTAATCTTCGTCATAAGGTAAATAAGTTGTTGCAAGTGCGTTTGTGAACCATTGCGCCTTCTCCTCCTGGGAAATCCTGCCCAGGATAGACACTCTATCCTCGACGCCGGCGTCGCTGATGGCGTTATGAAGCAACTTCATTTCCTCGGCATTATCCGGGGCCCCGGCAATGACGAGCCGCACCTTGGTGCGTGTATAGCGCAGCGCTTCTACCGCCATACACTGACGTTTGCTGCGCGATATTCTGCTGGGATAAAAAATGTAGTCTCCGAATTCGCCGGCCTGAAACAGATGAGAGTCCATAAGGGGCGGATACAGGACTTCACTCTCCAATCCGTTAAATTTTCTTAGCCGGCCGGAAACAGTTTTGGAAATGGTATAAATCTTGCGAGCGCGACCGAGCGTCTCCGTATCGGTTTTTGCGATTACTCTCTGCAGGGATACTCCATCAGGGCTCTCGGGAATCGACTGGTAGGGAGTGTCCCAGAGGTCGTAGGCCTGCCGGAACTGATGCAGAAGCCAGAGCACTTTGTTTTCGTGCGGGATGTAGTAGGCAGGAAATTTCAGCGCAATTACGCGGTCCACATTGATCAAACGCATGCACTTGGCGGCCAGCATATGGTCCAGAATGGCACTGGTCGGATACCATTTGAACGGCATTTTCAGTACCTCGGCAGAATAGCCGAACTCTATGAGCTTATTGCGGAGTGAATCCGCAAGAAATTCAGCGCCGCCGTATATAAACGGTACCTGGGTTGTAACGATCGCGATTTTTGTCACTGGGTGAAACTCTTCACAACGTGATCCCACGAGATGTTCAATTGCCGAATCTTCTCCGGGCCGGTGCGCCCCATCCGTGCCGCTTGGGTGGGATCAAGCCTTAGACGATCAAATGCCTCGGCCAATGCTTTCGGTTCCGGTGGAACAACAAATCCATTCACTCCGTCTTCGACGATCTCCAGGGTGCCGCCCGAATCTGAACAAGTAATGACCGGCTTCTCAGAATGAAAGCTTTCTAAACTGACGTACCCATACGAGTCTTCCTGAAATGGTATGTACACGCAACCCAAACATTTTGAGAAAAGATCGGCTTTCTCATCTTCCGAGATCCATCGCCCGAGGAGTTGCACGCGTTCACTTAATTGATTTTCTTGGATCGTTCTTTCTACAAATTCCAGTTGTTCAGGGGCATCAGGATTGCCGGCAACCACAAGGCGCACGTCAGATTTGACGTATTTCATTGCTTCAATAGCCAGATCCTGGCGTTTATGTTTTGTGATTCTGCTTGGATAGAAAATATAGTCAGTGGAGTTACCGGGATGAAAACGGCGCCAATCCAGGAGCGGCGGATACAAAACCTCTGAATCCAAGTCGTTATGGTCTTTCAGCCGCTGGGAAACGATTTTGGAATTGGTAAAGATTTTCTTGGCTTCCCGCAACGAAATGTTATCGGCATCTATAAACGCTTGCCTTGTCCGAAGACCTTCCTCGGTGTTAGGAATGTCCTGGTATGCGGTTCCCCAAAGATCATAAGCGCCGCGATGATGGTGAATAAACCATGCAATCTTATTGGGATGGCGGAGCAGATAACTCGGCGTCCGGATTGTAATCAGCAGGTCCGATTCTTCCGAGAGATCAAACAACCTGACGGCAAGCATCTGGTCCAGCATATCGTTCCAGCGGGAGACAAACGGAATCCTCACAATATCAACCGTGTGGCCGCGTTCAGCAAGCACGCTGACAAGATCGGTCGCTATCATCCTTCCGCCGCCTTCAATGAAAGGAACGATCGTAGTAGCAATTAATATTTTCAAAATTGCAGCCCCGTTACTCGCCTTGCTTTAATGCGATTGCAATTCCATTACCCAGCTCCCGAAAATCCCAACACACGAAGCGTGGATCTGACATGACTTCCTGCGCCCATATTTTATAGAGGAACTCCGATCCAGGATAGGAGATGTCATCCAGCAATACAAATCCACCGACCGCGAGATGCGGCAACACATCGCGCAGGTCCTGCCTTCCTCCTTCAGCGGTATGATCACCATCAACAGTGATTAGATCGAACGCATCGGGATTCTCACAAAAATATCTTGGAACCGTCTCGTGACTGTTACCGCTGATCAGCGTCACCGGGCC from Terriglobales bacterium includes the following:
- a CDS encoding DegT/DnrJ/EryC1/StrS family aminotransferase; protein product: MDRLIIQQTEKSGEQVRSATAAKMARSKTKIPVAAVDVSGNELKYASEAISSSWISSTGPYITRFEQEFADACGTRTAVAVVNGTIALHLALLTLGVREGDEVLVPSLTYVATANAVRYVGATPVFVDVDPNTWCIDPNLLEPAITNRTKGIIPVHLYGHPADMDAINHIAAIHGLWVLEDAAEAHFASYKSRTVGSLARMATFSFYGNKLITCGEGGAITLNDPALELRMRSLRGQGMDPQRRYYFPITGYNFRITNVAAAILCGQMERRESIVARRLHIFQRYRQLLAGIPGICFQPVADWANPAPWLFCITVNEIEYGRSRDELAALLMTEKIDTRPFFFPLHKLPPFHKESCQRGDYLPVTERLGASGINLPTYNELGDSDLERIAEVIRNGRRGGVTGP
- a CDS encoding GNAT family N-acetyltransferase, whose product is MAEEGESLDLNSLEFRRLSPDLENSLAKFFDVLRTTGDTEHFHPHPFTAEEAKIRCSYQGEDLYYVAVAEGAVQAYGMLRGWDEGYEVPSLGIAVHPRARGMKIGSAMMHFLHNAARQHGAKRVRLKVYKENVVAYRMYEKLGYRFEEQLGEQLVGFIEI
- a CDS encoding glycosyltransferase, encoding MASHCELDLWISENTDLLPAQIRTVHYEPEQHLHEKLQRYDLVVYNMGDYLPYHDSLHTVLQQHSGLIILHDRVLHHFYASLYLSKMKDPEKYISEMSLFYGVEGQEFAKSLDPSAPALGTNEVTRFPLYERAIANASGIVVHSPGHAELIRQRWIGPVKALFLPCYDRNIELASSLPGNQSKNKLLLLTVGVVNRNKHSEIVIDALASHPRLAQSVEYVIIGSYNEGDEYVRGLKNKISQCGLQETVKLMGYQPDAVLHEYLARADLFITLRLPAMEGASASLMQQLPFGKPIMAYDTGCYSEFPDDVIVKIPAGDTDAFIRKLTELVSNESLRSQIGGRAAKLAAQYSVQNYVEQMLDFFPEIQRQAPLLQLSDRVSQTLSWMGTEADMSVLHRCAELIADMFSLS
- a CDS encoding glycosyltransferase family 4 protein produces the protein MTKIAIVTTQVPFIYGGAEFLADSLRNKLIEFGYSAEVLKMPFKWYPTSAILDHMLAAKCMRLINVDRVIALKFPAYYIPHENKVLWLLHQFRQAYDLWDTPYQSIPESPDGVSLQRVIAKTDTETLGRARKIYTISKTVSGRLRKFNGLESEVLYPPLMDSHLFQAGEFGDYIFYPSRISRSKRQCMAVEALRYTRTKVRLVIAGAPDNAEEMKLLHNAISDAGVEDRVSILGRISQEEKAQWFTNALATTYLPYDEDYGYVSLESFHSSKPIITFSDSGGTLEIVEDGLNGYVVPPQPCELAAVMDRLFADRTLAFRMGAAGREKLCSMRISWEQVIESLTS
- a CDS encoding glycosyltransferase family 4 protein; this translates as MKILIATTIVPFIEGGGRMIATDLVSVLAERGHTVDIVRIPFVSRWNDMLDQMLAVRLFDLSEESDLLITIRTPSYLLRHPNKIAWFIHHHRGAYDLWGTAYQDIPNTEEGLRTRQAFIDADNISLREAKKIFTNSKIVSQRLKDHNDLDSEVLYPPLLDWRRFHPGNSTDYIFYPSRITKHKRQDLAIEAMKYVKSDVRLVVAGNPDAPEQLEFVERTIQENQLSERVQLLGRWISEDEKADLFSKCLGCVYIPFQEDSYGYVSLESFHSEKPVITCSDSGGTLEIVEDGVNGFVVPPEPKALAEAFDRLRLDPTQAARMGRTGPEKIRQLNISWDHVVKSFTQ